The uncultured Tateyamaria sp. region TCCATGATTTGTGCGGATTTGAGCGTGACCGCCTCGGCAAAGGCCAGCATGGCCTTTTGACGCGGCGTGACATCGGCCACCCGCCAGTTCATCACCAATTGTTCGCCCAGCGCCGGGTTGCCCGACAATTGCCGGACCGCGGCCCCATGTGCCGTGAGGCAATAGTAGCAGCGGTTCGTGGCACTGACGACCACCGCCACCATCTCGCGTTCCAGCTTGGTCAGGCCGCTGTCGGCCAGCATCAGGTCATTGTAAAGCGCGGTGAACGCGTTGAGCTTGTCGATATCGAACGCGTGCGCTTTCAGCACGTTCGGGATCATGCCCAGCTTGTTCTCGCACACGTCAAAGTACTTTTGCGTGGCCTCGGGCAATGGGTCGACCATGGGCAGGTCGAGGGCGGTGGGCTGATCTGTCATGTCGTCTCCTGAGCGGTGCGGTAATGATAGCCGCAGACCTGTTCAAACCCCAAGCCCTGATAGAGCGCGTTGGCCGGACCGTTTGCCGCCGTGGTCAGCACAGCGATGTGGGTGGCCCCGTTTTCAACGGCCCAGAACGCCGCGCGCCGCATGATCCAACCGGCCACGCCCTGGCGGCGTTGGTGCGGCAGCACCTCGACCGCGTGGACCATGGCGATGCCTTTGTGGATCGCGGCAAAACCGGTGCCTGCGGGTTTGTCCTTGTGCCGGGCAAGGATCGCCGTCTTGGTTCTTGCCCGGTGCATGGTAGCAATCCGCGCGGGGCCGATGCCGCCCTTGGCCCAGATGTCGTCCATGATCGCCAGCGGTTCCCAGATCGCGAAGGCCGTGACGCGGGGGATGGGAATGTCGGTAAGTGTGTCGACAGGCGCGATATAGCCATTGGTCGGGTCGACGATGGTGTAGCCGTTTTGGTCGAGCAGGTGGTCGAGCGCGTCTTCGCCCTGGCGGACCATGAAAAGCGGGGGCTGGCCGATGGCCCGCATGGCGTCTTCGGCCTGGGCAATGTCGCCGCCCGACCCGTCCGCCGTCGCGGCCGAGACCCGTTTGCCGCCGCCTTGTCCGTCCCGGATGGTCCATGTCCCAACGCGCGCCGTGGCGGCGGCAGGCCATGTGCCGTCAATGGCCGCGTAGAAGGCGGCGGGGGTGATCATTCGAGGACTTGGGCCGCCAGCACGCCCATCGCCGCGTCCACCTCGGCCTCGTCCGTGCCACGGATGACGACATTGGCGCCGTAACGGCCGTCTTTCTGGAAGGGGTAGCAGCC contains the following coding sequences:
- a CDS encoding peroxidase-related enzyme (This protein belongs to a clade of uncharacterized proteins related to peroxidases such as the alkylhydroperoxidase AhpD.), whose translation is MTDQPTALDLPMVDPLPEATQKYFDVCENKLGMIPNVLKAHAFDIDKLNAFTALYNDLMLADSGLTKLEREMVAVVVSATNRCYYCLTAHGAAVRQLSGNPALGEQLVMNWRVADVTPRQKAMLAFAEAVTLKSAQIMEGDRQALRDHGLSDRDIWDLINVAAFFNMSNRVASATAMQPNPDYHGQAR
- a CDS encoding GNAT family N-acetyltransferase, producing MITPAAFYAAIDGTWPAAATARVGTWTIRDGQGGGKRVSAATADGSGGDIAQAEDAMRAIGQPPLFMVRQGEDALDHLLDQNGYTIVDPTNGYIAPVDTLTDIPIPRVTAFAIWEPLAIMDDIWAKGGIGPARIATMHRARTKTAILARHKDKPAGTGFAAIHKGIAMVHAVEVLPHQRRQGVAGWIMRRAAFWAVENGATHIAVLTTAANGPANALYQGLGFEQVCGYHYRTAQETT